Genomic DNA from Niabella ginsenosidivorans:
GATGTAAAGAATAAGATTATTGATATGAGGGGTCAGACCTCGGGCGACCTCCTGCGCCAGCAGGAAGGATATGCCATCAATTCTATCTATGGATATATAGCGGACGGCCTTTATCAGTCGCAGGAAGAAATTGATAACGGACCTGTGCAGATAGGCACACTAAAACCCGGTGATGTACGGTACAGGGATATAGCCGGTGCATTTGATGCAAGTGGTAATCCGATACCCGACGGAAAAATTACGGATGCGGATAAAGTGATCATCGGAAGCACTATTCCCCGTTATACCTATGGCGCCAACCTGGACCTGGGGTGGAGGGGAATACGCCTGAGTACGTTTTTGCAGGGCGTGGGAAAGGTGGATGGCTACCTGAACTCCCATTATGTAATTCCGGCGGTTAACTCCAGCGCTATCAAACCCTGGCAGCTGGATTACTGGACCCCGGAGAACACAGACGCGTCCCTGCCACGGGTATCCATTACGTCTACCAATAACACGCAAAATTCTACTTTGTGGATGAGAAGCGCCGCATATATGCGCCTTAAGAACCTTCAGCTGGGATATGAACTGCCCGCCGCATTTACAAAAAAGCTTGGCGTGCAGCAAGTATTTGTTTATGTAAACGGGCAAAATATTTTTACAAAGACCAGATTTTATGAGGGGTATGATCCTGAAATCAACTTCAATGCCAACGCCGCGGACGGAGTATCATTAGGTGGAGGCGACTACTATCCTCAGGTTAAGATTTACACATTTGGTATTGACATTAAATTCTAGAAAAATGAAACGCTTTACTAATATAACCAGGCTTGCAGCTGTAATATTGGCAACAATCGGGACCCTGAATTCCTGCAAACCGGATCTTGAATCGCTCAATGGCCCGTCTACGGGCACCTTTCCTGCCAATGCCAAAGAAGCGGAAATGGGATTATTCGGAGCTTATCAGAATATAAGCACGCTGGACGCTGCCAGCACGCCTATATGGCATGTAATGGATAATATAACGGATATAGGCTACGCCCGGCCGGGTACAAACTACACATCGCCAATCACCAGCGCTGTAACAACAGATAATGCTTTGGCAAATAAGCCCTGGCAGGTGCACTATCAAACGATTGCCCGTTGCCATACGGTGCTTGATAACCTGGAACGTATTAAGAGTTCCATGACGGATGATGACTATGGCCAGCTGGATGCAGAGCTGCGTTTTATCCGTGCGTACTGTTATTCTCAGCTAATCGAATTATATGGAGATGTGCCTTTGCTGACGCATGCGGTTGACCTGAACAATTCCAGTGTGCCCAGAACGCCAAAGGCGGAAATTGAGCAATTCCTGCTGGAAGAATTAACGCAGATAGCAGACAAGCTGCCTGTGTCACAGGCACAATATGGAAATGTAAGAGCTTCCCGTGTAGCTGCCTATATGCTGAAGGCAAGAGTGGCCCTGTATGCAAAAAGATATGCGGAGGCGGCCGAAGCCGCCAATACGGCGATTACGCTTTCTTCCGGTGTGTATGACCTGACCGATTTTAACAGTACGGTCAGTTATGCAGGTAAAGACCATACGGTTGGTGAGCCCGATTTATCCAATATTTATGGCCATGCCGGTTTTAAGACCAGTAAAGAGTGGATCTGGGTGGCAGAATACAACCAGACGATCCCCGGGAATACCCATAATCAGCAGTATTACTCGGCTTCACGCCTGGGTAAAGGCGTTTGTTACTGGGGGCCGACGCAGGACCTGATCAATACCTTCCAGTG
This window encodes:
- a CDS encoding RagB/SusD family nutrient uptake outer membrane protein — its product is MKRFTNITRLAAVILATIGTLNSCKPDLESLNGPSTGTFPANAKEAEMGLFGAYQNISTLDAASTPIWHVMDNITDIGYARPGTNYTSPITSAVTTDNALANKPWQVHYQTIARCHTVLDNLERIKSSMTDDDYGQLDAELRFIRAYCYSQLIELYGDVPLLTHAVDLNNSSVPRTPKAEIEQFLLEELTQIADKLPVSQAQYGNVRASRVAAYMLKARVALYAKRYAEAAEAANTAITLSSGVYDLTDFNSTVSYAGKDHTVGEPDLSNIYGHAGFKTSKEWIWVAEYNQTIPGNTHNQQYYSASRLGKGVCYWGPTQDLINTFQCTDGLPITESPLYDASKPFEHRDPRLDMYCARPHARYVGYQFEPATSFATVKNYWPVITGQAAAPASVSNADATNAYRSFSGYLWRKPINLADYATTSVSGVSDLNVGIFRFAELLLIYAEAKIEANELDNTVYDAINRIRHRAQMPGLPTGLSQAQLRTALRYERKVELADDGLRWYDLRRWGIANKVMNGYIYLNRDAKAWTKEVLTGFDENYTPIYNHTEAIKYFTTQKVVYKENKDELWPVPKSEMDANKQLTQNPGY